The genomic DNA AGGGTGGCACCGCTGGTGGATCGAGTTCGCTGTACCATTCGGGCTTGTCATTACCGTAGAACGGACGGTGCGGATCGTGGGAATTTGCCATGAGGAAAAATGGGTGGTCGCCATCTACGGCAGATTGAACAAAGTTTTTGGTATGTTGATAATACGCATCGGGATTTCGCCCCTGCCCCAAATCGATCTGATCATACGCCATGTCCCATTGAAATGCCGCGTATGGTGTCGAGTGTGTCACTTTGCCCAAAATGCCCACGTCATAGCCTTCACCGCGCAAGATGTCGGGTAGAATGGGTACTTCTTCGTGTCGCAAATGGTAGAAGCCCTCGCCGCCGCTGAGATGCGGATATCGCCCGGTCATCAATGCCGAGCGGCTCGGTTGGCATACTGCTATCGTCACATGTCCGTGGTTAAACCGCAGTCCTCCCGCGGCCAATCGGTCAATATTTGGGGTCGTCCCCGCTGTTGGGCAACCAAATGCCCCCACAGCATCCCAGTTCATGTCATCTGCTGTTATCAGCATGAAATTTGGTCTGTTCATATTGCTCCTTTCCTCTACTCTTCCCCATCGTAATATTCCACCTCGGTCAGGCGGCCCAATTTGCCCGGTGGGCGGATCGCCCATTTATCTGAGTCCGGATAATAGACCGGGTCACTCACGGGGTTATCGGCAATGACATAATAAATCAAATCCTCTGTCTCACTTGTGTTGCGAATCTGATGCGCGGTGCCGGGCGGCTGAACGAATGCGTCGCCTGCTCCCACCTCAAATGTATGATCATTACGGCGCACGGTGCCCTGGCCGTGGAGCACGATATAAAATTCCCACTGGACCTGGTGCGCGTGGCACGGAAAATTTGTCTTTTCCGGCGGCAATCGCACCCATTCGACTTCAAATGGTTGTCCTTTGGTCTCCAATGCTCCGGAAATATCCTTTCTATGCAAACCGTATTTGCCCGTGCGCGATAGGCGCGATGTTTCCTCTATTTCCGATTCGTTGATTTTTTCTATCACTGTGATCTTCCTCAAAATAGTTGTTCACTGGGCGTTCCATCCGCCATCTACATATAGCGATGCTCCCGTCATAAAGCTGGATGCATCGCTCGCCAAAAACAACGCTGCGCCGCGAATTTCGTGCAACTCTGCCCAGCGATTTAATGCCGTCAATTCCAATAACGATTTTACCTTCTCGGGCGTCTTTAGAAGCGGTACATTGATCTCGGTCAAAAAGGGTCCGGGACACAGGGCATTGCACCGCACATTGGACTCGGCCCACTCCAGAGCCATCGTTTTTGTCATGCCGATTAATCCCGCTTTTGACGAACAATAGGCCGA from Gemmatimonadota bacterium includes the following:
- a CDS encoding cupin domain-containing protein, yielding MLRKITVIEKINESEIEETSRLSRTGKYGLHRKDISGALETKGQPFEVEWVRLPPEKTNFPCHAHQVQWEFYIVLHGQGTVRRNDHTFEVGAGDAFVQPPGTAHQIRNTSETEDLIYYVIADNPVSDPVYYPDSDKWAIRPPGKLGRLTEVEYYDGEE